A portion of the Salmo trutta chromosome 1, fSalTru1.1, whole genome shotgun sequence genome contains these proteins:
- the LOC115198176 gene encoding receptor activity-modifying protein 1 isoform X2, with product MFTFSDMKGALVFFGMLLSVLSDVSLEESGFSSGLGCGNTYVDCEHYCVICTYIPRRIECYAALFEEICYRPFVGAMESVNNTDWCNWNNVKRKYNTFTMCTEEIAECLLIPWPNRMVENEFVNIHSRFFRDCPNEALSDPPPSIVFALVMTPICLIPIMVVLVVLKTKNGDGSS from the exons ATGTTCACTTTCTCTGACATGAAGGGAGCGCTTGTTTTCTTTGGGATGCTCCTCTCTGTTCTTTCTG ATGTTAGCCTCGAAGAGAGCGGATTCTCCAGTGGATTAG GTTGTGGGAATACGTATGTTGACTGTGAACACTACTGTGTCATTTGTACGTATATTCCCAGAAGGATCGAGTGCTACGCTGCCTTATTTGAGGAAATCTGCTACAGGCCTTTTGTAGGTGCCATGGAGTCAGTAAACAACACAGACTGGTGCAACTGGAACAATGTGAAGAG GAAGTATAACACCTTCACCATGTGCACGGAGGAGATAGCAGAGTGTCTGCTGATCCCCTGGCCCAACAGGATGGTGGAGAATGAGTTTGTAAACATCCACTCCAGGTTCTTCCGGGACTGTCCCAACGAGGCGCTGAGCGACCCCCCGCCCAGCATCGTGTTTGCCTTGGTGATGACCCCCATCTGCCTCATCCCCATCATGGTGGTCCTGGTGGTGCTCAAGACCAAGAACGGAGATGGCAGCTCCTGA
- the LOC115198176 gene encoding receptor activity-modifying protein 1 isoform X1: MKAPNPSPVFSSSCCFLPLLLWALSSTATGVIGHYEAPQATTPGFTSRHDSTKNANDQNHDVSLEESGFSSGLGCGNTYVDCEHYCVICTYIPRRIECYAALFEEICYRPFVGAMESVNNTDWCNWNNVKRKYNTFTMCTEEIAECLLIPWPNRMVENEFVNIHSRFFRDCPNEALSDPPPSIVFALVMTPICLIPIMVVLVVLKTKNGDGSS; encoded by the exons ATGAAAGCCCCTAATCCGTCTCCCGTGTTTTCTTCTTCTTGCTGCTTTCTACCTCTTCTTCTCTGGG CACTGAGCTCTACAGCAACTGGTGTGATAGGACATTACGAGGCGCCACAAGCTACCACACCAG GCTTCACTTCACGGCATGACTCAACAAAAAATGCAAACGACCAAAACCATG ATGTTAGCCTCGAAGAGAGCGGATTCTCCAGTGGATTAG GTTGTGGGAATACGTATGTTGACTGTGAACACTACTGTGTCATTTGTACGTATATTCCCAGAAGGATCGAGTGCTACGCTGCCTTATTTGAGGAAATCTGCTACAGGCCTTTTGTAGGTGCCATGGAGTCAGTAAACAACACAGACTGGTGCAACTGGAACAATGTGAAGAG GAAGTATAACACCTTCACCATGTGCACGGAGGAGATAGCAGAGTGTCTGCTGATCCCCTGGCCCAACAGGATGGTGGAGAATGAGTTTGTAAACATCCACTCCAGGTTCTTCCGGGACTGTCCCAACGAGGCGCTGAGCGACCCCCCGCCCAGCATCGTGTTTGCCTTGGTGATGACCCCCATCTGCCTCATCCCCATCATGGTGGTCCTGGTGGTGCTCAAGACCAAGAACGGAGATGGCAGCTCCTGA